In Mucilaginibacter celer, one DNA window encodes the following:
- a CDS encoding ATP-dependent DNA helicase, with amino-acid sequence MSNPDHIRKAFPHQPTAQQQELFNHLHLFLQSNEGDECFIMKGYAGTGKTTIVGALVKALRQYNYKAVLLAPTGRAAKVITNYSGRKAFTIHKRIYRKKSALTMDQGFALADNLASDTLFIVDEASMISDEANTHNQVSLLFDLLRYVYNDKNCKLVLVGDTAQLPPVGAEDSPALDEKLMSEKFGLTVFNYELTEVLRQQKDSGILYNATNIRDLIRTEEIDVPQIITKGYKDVYRMTGERLPEGLEYAYRKYGHDRTLVICRSNKNANQYNGQIRNRILYREEELTGGDQVMIVKNNYFWLQDKEEASTAFIANGDIARIVKVRRTEDMYGFRFADVQLEFIDYAEDPTLDCKVLLDTIYADSPALSQDDQKRFYTEVMKDYEHLPNKRMMHNELKLNPYYNALQIKFAYAITCHKAQGGQWDAVFVDQGYLTDEMINMDFLRWFYTALTRATTELFLVNFDGRFYKSAE; translated from the coding sequence GTGTCAAATCCCGATCATATCCGCAAAGCCTTCCCGCATCAGCCAACGGCGCAGCAGCAGGAGTTATTTAACCATCTGCACTTGTTTTTGCAAAGCAATGAGGGCGACGAGTGTTTTATAATGAAGGGTTACGCCGGTACCGGTAAAACAACCATAGTTGGCGCGTTGGTGAAAGCCCTGCGCCAGTATAACTATAAAGCAGTTTTACTGGCACCCACGGGCCGGGCCGCTAAGGTGATCACCAATTATTCGGGCCGCAAGGCTTTTACTATCCATAAGCGCATCTACCGCAAAAAATCGGCGTTAACTATGGATCAGGGTTTTGCCCTGGCCGATAACCTCGCGAGCGATACTCTTTTTATTGTTGATGAAGCCTCCATGATCTCGGACGAAGCCAATACTCACAACCAGGTATCCTTATTGTTTGATTTGCTGAGGTACGTTTATAACGATAAAAACTGCAAACTGGTGCTGGTTGGCGATACAGCCCAGTTACCGCCGGTAGGGGCAGAGGATAGCCCGGCGCTTGATGAAAAACTGATGAGCGAAAAATTTGGGCTTACTGTATTTAACTACGAGCTTACAGAGGTGTTGCGCCAGCAAAAAGATTCGGGAATTTTGTATAATGCTACCAATATCCGCGATCTGATTCGTACCGAAGAGATTGATGTGCCGCAAATAATAACCAAAGGCTATAAAGATGTATACCGCATGACCGGTGAGCGCCTGCCCGAGGGCCTGGAATATGCATACCGTAAATATGGGCATGATCGTACGTTGGTGATTTGCCGGTCGAACAAAAACGCCAACCAGTACAACGGGCAAATCCGGAACCGCATCCTGTACCGCGAAGAAGAACTTACCGGCGGCGACCAGGTGATGATTGTAAAAAACAACTACTTCTGGCTACAGGATAAAGAGGAAGCCAGCACCGCCTTTATTGCCAACGGAGATATTGCCCGCATAGTAAAAGTGCGCCGCACCGAAGATATGTATGGTTTCAGGTTTGCCGATGTGCAATTGGAATTTATTGACTACGCCGAAGACCCAACGTTGGATTGTAAAGTACTGCTTGATACTATTTATGCCGATTCGCCGGCACTGAGCCAGGACGATCAGAAGCGTTTTTATACCGAGGTGATGAAGGATTACGAGCACCTGCCCAACAAACGCATGATGCATAACGAACTGAAGCTTAATCCTTACTACAACGCCCTGCAAATTAAATTTGCCTACGCCATAACCTGCCACAAAGCACAGGGCGGCCAATGGGATGCCGTATTTGTTGACCAGGGGTATCTTACGGATGAAATGATCAATATGGATTTTTTACGATGGTTTTATACCGCGCTTACAAGAGCTACTACCGAATTGTTTTTGGTGAATTTTGATGGACGGTTTTATAAGAGCGCGGAGTGA
- a CDS encoding sensor histidine kinase has protein sequence MNARFFFNSLPVKYRAQYRDYYTYQNLIAVRAASMIFLVLNVVIRVLYLAFPVSLTKAQNFPEFNFSNWVFIIITPVFLIASNLFIVDYKKQKKGTTGMALLVFLFALYIIVCGMYSSFIATSDPSNALTLYLIALCLISVIFVFEYYETVLLLVAIEVFFTSLLFYSQTPATDMLYNQLISAILLSAFYFTSRYFFTYKANYYLQVIEIREKNTEIEKAGEFKNQVLGMVAHDLRNPIAAVESIAMMMELDEVDEETQDNINMMKASCAKARSIIDDLLEAARDENIAVFETRNTELNQMLTGIVADWRLQQSNKVNVVFSSSANPVFAQINHEKFHRVIDNLISNAVKFSKDRDRVDVRLSQQSDGLTIEVQDYGLGIPANILPEIFNRFSKAGRTGLRGEKSTGLGLSIVRQIIEKHKGSITVTSTEGLGSTFTIKLPATGAMVLGDLLKPAENSRQAV, from the coding sequence TTGAACGCCCGTTTCTTTTTCAACAGCCTTCCGGTAAAGTACAGAGCCCAATACCGGGATTATTATACTTACCAAAACCTTATTGCGGTAAGGGCGGCGAGTATGATATTCCTTGTGCTTAATGTTGTTATCCGGGTGCTTTACCTTGCTTTTCCGGTAAGCCTCACAAAAGCGCAAAATTTTCCGGAATTTAACTTCAGCAACTGGGTATTCATCATCATAACCCCGGTATTCCTGATAGCGAGCAACCTTTTTATTGTTGACTATAAAAAGCAAAAAAAAGGCACTACGGGCATGGCGTTGCTGGTATTTTTGTTTGCGCTGTACATCATCGTGTGCGGCATGTACTCGAGTTTTATAGCCACTTCCGATCCGAGCAATGCACTAACGCTGTACCTGATAGCACTTTGCCTTATCAGCGTAATATTTGTTTTTGAATATTACGAAACCGTTCTATTACTTGTTGCAATAGAAGTATTTTTCACTTCGCTGCTTTTTTACAGCCAGACACCGGCTACCGATATGCTGTATAACCAACTGATCTCGGCTATATTGCTTTCGGCTTTTTATTTTACGTCGAGGTATTTTTTCACCTATAAAGCCAATTACTATTTACAGGTGATCGAGATTCGCGAAAAAAACACGGAGATTGAGAAGGCCGGCGAATTTAAAAACCAGGTATTGGGCATGGTAGCCCATGATCTGCGCAACCCGATAGCCGCTGTTGAATCGATAGCGATGATGATGGAACTTGACGAGGTAGACGAGGAAACGCAGGACAACATCAACATGATGAAGGCATCGTGTGCCAAAGCCCGAAGCATTATTGATGATTTGCTGGAGGCCGCCCGCGATGAAAATATAGCCGTTTTTGAAACCCGCAACACCGAGCTTAACCAGATGCTTACCGGCATTGTAGCCGATTGGCGCTTACAGCAAAGCAATAAGGTTAACGTGGTATTCAGCAGTTCGGCCAACCCTGTTTTCGCGCAAATCAATCACGAAAAATTTCACAGGGTTATTGATAACCTCATCAGCAACGCGGTAAAATTTTCAAAAGACCGCGACCGCGTGGATGTACGCCTGTCGCAGCAAAGTGACGGCCTCACTATCGAAGTTCAGGATTACGGCCTGGGCATCCCGGCCAATATCCTTCCCGAAATTTTCAACCGTTTTTCAAAAGCAGGCCGTACGGGTTTACGAGGCGAAAAATCAACCGGTTTGGGTTTGAGTATCGTAAGGCAGATTATTGAAAAGCATAAAGGCAGCATTACGGTAACCAGTACCGAGGGTTTAGGATCGACGTTTACTATTAAATTGCCTGCTACAGGGGCTATGGTTTTGGGTGACCTGTTGAAGCCCGCCGAAAATTCCAGGCAGGCGGTGTGA
- the clpB gene encoding ATP-dependent chaperone ClpB has product MNFNNFTIKAQEAVQKASEIAVGNQQQAIETAHLLKGLLLVDENVISYLLKKLNVNLNRLNDTLDAQIASFPKVSGSNVYLSSEANSALQKATGYLKEFKDEFVSVEHMLLGILAAGGPVSTMLKDAGVNEKDLKKAIIALRGDNKVTDQNAEATYNALNKYARNLNEYAGSGKLDPVIGRDDEIRRVIQILSRRTKNNPILVGEPGVGKTAIAEGIAFRIIKGDVPESLKTKVVYSLDMGALIAGAKYKGEFEERLKAVVKEVTQSDGEIILFIDEIHTLVGAGGGEGAMDAANILKPALARGELRSIGATTLNEYQKYLEKDKALERRFQKVMVEEPDAADAISILRGLKERYETHHKVRIKDEAIIASVEMSQRYISDRFLPDKAIDLMDEAASKLRLEMDSVPEVVDELERRIMQLEIEREAIKREKDDRKVAELSEEIANLSQQRDSLRAKWQGEKDLVDGINAKVELIENYKLEAEQAERAGDYGKVAELRYGTIVQTQAEVEKLKAALLENQSDSRMLKEEVTADDIAGVVSRWTGIPVSKMIQSEREKLLNLEAELHKRVAGQEEAIEAISDAIRRSRAGLQDKRRPIGSFIFLGTTGVGKTELAKALAEYLFNDEGALVRIDMSEYQERHAVSRLIGAPPGYVGYDEGGQLTEAVRRKPYSVVLLDEIEKAHPDVFNILLQVLDDGRLTDNKGRVVNFKNTIIIMTSNIGSNIIQENFQNLEDENRDELVAKTKNELFNLLKVTIRPEFLNRIDEIIMFTPLNRDEIHDIVKLQFKQVQQTLAEMGITIEASDEALDWLAQLGYDPQFGARPLKRVIQKKILNELSKQILAGTVDKDHTIKIDMFDNQFVFLNSAKEAAEAAK; this is encoded by the coding sequence ATGAATTTTAACAACTTTACCATAAAAGCCCAGGAGGCGGTTCAAAAAGCCTCTGAAATTGCTGTTGGTAACCAACAGCAGGCCATCGAGACCGCACATCTGCTCAAAGGATTGCTGCTGGTTGATGAAAACGTAATTAGCTACTTATTAAAAAAATTAAACGTTAACCTTAACCGGTTAAACGATACGCTTGATGCGCAGATAGCATCGTTCCCTAAAGTGAGCGGGAGTAATGTTTACCTGTCGTCCGAAGCAAACTCGGCCCTGCAAAAAGCTACCGGCTACCTTAAAGAATTTAAGGATGAATTTGTTTCGGTAGAGCATATGTTGTTGGGTATCCTGGCGGCTGGCGGCCCGGTAAGCACGATGCTTAAAGACGCGGGCGTTAACGAAAAAGATCTGAAGAAAGCCATCATCGCTTTACGTGGTGATAATAAAGTAACCGACCAAAACGCCGAGGCGACATATAACGCCCTGAATAAATATGCCCGTAACCTGAATGAATATGCAGGCTCAGGCAAGCTGGATCCGGTTATCGGCCGTGATGATGAGATTCGCCGTGTTATCCAGATACTATCTCGCCGTACTAAAAACAACCCTATTTTGGTTGGTGAGCCCGGTGTTGGTAAAACTGCCATTGCCGAGGGTATCGCTTTCAGGATCATCAAAGGCGATGTGCCCGAAAGCCTGAAAACCAAAGTGGTTTACTCGTTGGATATGGGCGCTTTGATTGCCGGTGCCAAATACAAAGGCGAGTTTGAAGAGCGTTTGAAAGCTGTTGTAAAAGAAGTTACACAAAGCGATGGTGAGATCATCTTATTTATTGATGAGATCCACACGCTGGTAGGTGCCGGTGGGGGCGAGGGCGCTATGGATGCCGCCAATATCCTGAAACCAGCTTTGGCCCGTGGCGAGTTACGCTCGATAGGTGCTACCACCCTTAACGAGTATCAAAAATATTTAGAAAAAGATAAAGCGCTCGAACGCCGTTTCCAAAAAGTAATGGTTGAGGAGCCTGATGCTGCCGATGCTATTTCTATCCTTCGTGGTTTGAAAGAACGTTATGAAACCCACCACAAGGTGAGGATTAAAGATGAGGCTATCATAGCCTCGGTAGAAATGTCGCAGCGTTACATATCCGACAGGTTTTTACCCGATAAAGCTATCGACCTGATGGACGAAGCAGCCTCAAAGCTCCGTTTGGAAATGGATTCGGTACCCGAGGTGGTTGATGAGCTCGAGCGCCGCATTATGCAGCTGGAAATTGAGCGCGAGGCCATTAAACGTGAAAAAGACGACCGAAAGGTTGCCGAACTGAGCGAAGAAATTGCCAACCTGTCGCAGCAGCGCGATTCGTTACGTGCCAAATGGCAGGGCGAAAAAGACTTGGTTGACGGCATTAACGCCAAAGTTGAGCTGATAGAAAATTATAAACTGGAAGCCGAACAGGCCGAACGTGCAGGCGATTACGGCAAAGTAGCCGAATTGCGTTACGGTACCATAGTACAAACCCAGGCCGAGGTTGAAAAACTGAAAGCCGCCCTGTTGGAAAACCAGAGTGACAGCCGCATGCTGAAAGAGGAAGTTACCGCCGACGATATTGCGGGTGTGGTAAGCCGCTGGACAGGCATCCCGGTGAGCAAAATGATACAAAGTGAACGCGAAAAACTGCTTAACCTCGAGGCCGAACTGCACAAGCGTGTAGCTGGCCAGGAAGAAGCTATTGAAGCGATAAGTGATGCTATCCGCCGCAGCCGCGCGGGCTTGCAGGATAAACGCAGGCCAATAGGTTCGTTTATATTTTTAGGTACTACCGGTGTAGGTAAAACCGAACTGGCAAAGGCTTTGGCCGAGTACCTGTTTAACGATGAAGGCGCGTTGGTGCGGATAGACATGAGTGAATACCAGGAACGCCATGCTGTGTCAAGGCTGATAGGGGCGCCTCCGGGTTATGTGGGGTATGATGAAGGCGGGCAGTTAACCGAGGCAGTGAGAAGGAAGCCTTACAGCGTGGTACTACTGGATGAAATTGAGAAAGCCCATCCGGATGTGTTTAACATCCTGTTGCAGGTTTTGGATGATGGCCGTTTAACCGATAATAAAGGCCGGGTGGTGAACTTTAAAAATACCATCATCATCATGACCTCCAATATCGGCTCAAACATTATCCAGGAAAACTTCCAGAACCTGGAAGACGAGAACAGGGATGAACTGGTGGCCAAAACCAAAAATGAGTTGTTTAACCTGTTGAAGGTTACTATTCGTCCGGAGTTTTTGAACAGGATAGACGAGATCATCATGTTTACCCCGCTTAACCGCGATGAAATTCATGATATTGTGAAGCTGCAGTTTAAACAGGTACAGCAAACCCTGGCCGAAATGGGTATAACCATCGAAGCATCAGACGAAGCGTTGGATTGGCTGGCCCAGTTAGGTTATGATCCGCAGTTTGGTGCCCGTCCGCTAAAACGGGTGATCCAGAAAAAGATCCTGAACGAGCTGTCGAAACAGATCCTTGCCGGAACGGTGGATAAAGATCATACCATTAAAATCGATATGTTTGATAACCAGTTTGTGTTCCTTAACTCGGCTAAGGAAGCTGCCGAAGCAGCTAAGTAA